One segment of Setaria viridis chromosome 4, Setaria_viridis_v4.0, whole genome shotgun sequence DNA contains the following:
- the LOC117851396 gene encoding coniferyl alcohol acyltransferase: MPAERLDVAVASRTLVRASDPPPGFPAMLAASNLDLILGSFHLYLIAVYPAPAAGFNAVAAAVRASLPAFLSRFFPFAGRVVTNASTGVPEIACNNAGAELVVANVGTSLAEMDFANADRSLGIIQVPFEQGLALSLQLVRFTCGGFAFVWGADHLLVDGHGLMELPNAWAELLRAGGLSWEPQHDRVSLFRPRSPPRYSPALDAEFTRYAPASLPNPLLVATLVRRMSVVSGADLDRLRAAASTADRRATRLEALSAHIWKLLAAAVGGSDTHCRLAWLVDGRRHLDPSKYDKARLGRYLGNVVTYASREVAVESISSAPIADVATMAGAAIKKAFRSERYEELVDWMEANKGVFRDGGKWTEAVGVGTGSPALVVSSFVPFRVEGDFGFGRPRLVMPWVRPGRLGSAAMMVARSPEEDGSWVVTARMWPQLADAVEADLEAVFRPATAARLGFSVPESVSAVHKCIDADMNSLD, from the coding sequence ATGCCGGCGGAGCGCCTCGACGTCGCGGTCGCGTCCAGGACGCTGGTTCGGGCCTCGGACCCGCCGCCGGGCTTCCCCGCCATGCTCGCCGCCTCCAACCTCGACCTCATCCTCGGCTCCTTCCACCTCTACCTCATTGCCGTGtaccccgcccccgccgcaggGTTCAATGCTGTGGCCGCGGCGGTGCGCGCCTCCTTGCCCGCGTTCCTCTCCCGGTTCTTCCCCTTCGCCGGCCGCGTGGTCACCAACGCCTCCACTGGCGTTCCCGAGATCGCCTGCAACAATGCCGGCGCCGAGCTCGTGGTGGCCAACGTTGGCACGTCGCTCGCCGAGATGGACTTCGCCAACGCCGACCGCTCGCTCGGGATCATCCAGGTGCCGTTCGAGCAGGGCCTCGCGCTGTCGCTGCAGCTCGTGCGGTTCACCTGCGGCGGCTTCGCGTTTGTGTGGGGGGCAGACCATCTGCTCGTGGACGGCCACGGCCTGATGGAGCTTCCCAACGCCTGGGCGGAGCtgctccgcgccggcggcctcTCGTGGGAGCCCCAGCACGACCGAGTCTCCCTCTtccggccgcgctcgccgccgcggtacAGCCCGGCGCTGGACGCCGAGTTCACACGGTACGCGCCGGCGAGCCTGCCCAACCCCCTCCTGGTGGCCACCCTCGTGCGCCGGATGTCCGTGGTCTCCGGCGCCGACCTCGACCGCCTCCGAGCTGCAGCCAGCACCGCCGACCGCCGCGCAACGCGGCTCGAGGCCCTGTCCGCGCACATCTGGAAGCTGCTCGCGGCAGCGGTCGGCGGCTCCGACACGCACTGCCGGCTCGCCTGGCTCGTCGACGGCCGTCGTCACCTTGACCCTTCCAAGTACGACAAGGCCAGGCTGGGCCGTTACCTCGGCAACGTGGTCACGTACGCGTCGCGGGAAGTGGCCGTGGAATCCATCTCGTCGGCGCCGATCGCGGACGTGGCGACGATGGCGGGCGCGGccatcaagaaggcgttccggTCGGAGCGGTACGAGGAGCTGGTGGACTGGATGGAGGCGAACAAGGGGGTGTTCCGGGATGGCGGCAAGTGGACGGAGGCGGTGGGCGTCGGCACGGGGAGCCCCGCGCTGGTGGTCTCCTCGTTCGTGCCGTTCCGGGTGGAGGGTGACTTCGGCTTCGGCCGGCCGCGACTGGTGATGCCGTGGGTGCGGCCAGGGCGGCTGGGGTCGGCGGCTATGATGGTGGCGCGGAGCCCGGAGGAGGACGGGTCGTGGGTGGTCACTGCGAGAATGTGGCCGCAACTGGCCGACGCCGTAGAGGCGGACCTGGAGGCTGTGTTcaggccggccaccgccgcacgGCTTGGGTTCAGCGTGCCCGAGTCGGTGAGCGCCGTGCACAAGTGCATCGATGCAGACATGAACTCCCTTGATTGA